The Betaproteobacteria bacterium DNA segment GACTGCCGCCGCGCCAGACTCCGACCATCGAGAAGAAGCTCCGCCTGTCTGGCTTGGAACCCCTCAACATCGGCGATGGTTCGCTCTTCGTGAACGTCGGCGAGCGCACGAACGTGACCGGCTCGAAGGCGTTCGCACGGCTGATTCTCGCGGGCAATTACAGCGACGCGCTCACCGTCGCGCGCCAGCAGGTGGAAAACGGCGCGCAGATCATCGATGTCAACATGGACGAGGCGATGCTCGACTCGCAGCAGGCCATGACGACGTTCCTGAATCTCGTCGCCTCCGAGCCCGACATCTCCCGCGTGCCGATCATGATCGACTCATCGAAGTGGTCGGTGATCGAGGCCGGCCTGAAATGCGTGCAGGGCAAAGCGGTCGTCAACTCCATCAGCATGAAGGAAGGCGAGGCGGAGTTCCTGCGCCAGGCGCGGCTGGTGCGGCGCTACGGGGCGGCGGCCATCGTCATGGCCTTCGACGAACAGGGACAGGCCGACACGCTGGCGCGGCGGATCGAGGTTTGCACCCGCGCCTATCACCTGCTGGTGAAGGAAGTCGGCTTTCCGCCCGAGGACATCATCTTCGATGCCAATATCTTCGCCATCGCGACCGGGCTTGAGGAGCACAACAACTACGCCATCGACTACATCGAGGCAGTGCGGGCGATCAAGGCCGGGCTGCCCCACGCCAAGACGAGCGGCGGCGTGTCCAATCTGTCGTTCTCCTTCCGCGGCAACGAGCCGGTGCGCGAGGCCATGCACACGGCTTTCCTCTATCACGCAGTGCAGGCCGGCATGACCATGGGCATCGTCAATGCAGGTCAGCTTGGGGTCTACGAGGAGATTCCGAAAGACCTGCTGGAGCGGGTCGAGGACGTGCTCTTCAATCGCCGCCTGGATGCGACCGAGCGGCTGGTGACCTTCGCCGAGAGCTTCAAGGGCGAGGCGAGGGAACGGGTCGAGGATCTCTCATGGCGTGACGCGCCGGTGGAGGAACGGTTGAGCCACGCGCTCGTGCGCGGCATCACGCAATGGATCGTGGAGGACACGGAAGAGGCGCGACAGAAGTTCGAGCGACCGATTCAGGTGATCGAGGGCCCGCTCATGGACGGCATGAACATCGTCGGCGACCTCTTCGGCGCGGGCAAGATGTTCCTGCCGCAGGTGGTGAAGTCCGCCCGCGTGATGAAGCAGGCGGTGGCCCACCTCGTGCCCTTCATCGAGGCAGAGAAGGCGGCGTCCGGCGATGCGCAGAGCAAGGGCAAGATACTGCTCGCAACGGTCAAGGGAGACGTGCACGACATCGGCAAGAACATCGTTGCCGTGGTGCTCGCCTGCAATAACTTCGACGTCGTCAACATGGGTGTGATGGTCCCGTCCGAGAAGATCCTCGCACAGGCGCGTGCCGAGAATGTGGACATCATCGGTCTTTCGGGACTCATCACACCGTCGCTCGAAGAGATGTCGCACGTCGCCAAGCAGATGCAGCGCGAGGGTTTCAGGGTGCCGCTTCTGATCGGCGGCGCCACCACTTCCCGTGTGCACACCGCCGTCAAGATCGAGCCGCACTACGCGGGCCCCACCATCTGGGTCCCCGATGCGTCGCGCAGTGTCACGGTGTGCAGCAGTCTGATGTCGGAAGAGCAGCGTGCGCCGTACGTGGAGAAACTCAAGTCGGAGTACGTCCGGGTACGAGAGCAACAGAAAGGCAAGAAGGGTCCGGCGCCCACGTTGTCGCTCGCCCAGGCGCGCGAGCGCGGCTTCCGCCCCGACTGGGGCACGTATCGTCCGCCGGTGCCCGCTTTCCTCGGCGTGCGCGGTTTCAGTGATTATCCGCTTGCAGACCTCGTACCCTTCATCGACTGGACACCTTTCTTTCAGACCTGGGAGCTGAGCGGCCGCTATCCGGCCATCCTGGAGGACAAGACGGTCGGCGAGGCGGCGCGTGCGCTGTGGAAGGACGCGCAGGCCATGCTGCCGCGCCTGGTGGACGAGAAGTGGCTGGGTGCCAGCGGAGTGGTCGGTCTGTTCCCGGCGAATGCGGTCGGCGACGACATCGAGATCTACAGCGACGAAGCGCGGCGCGACGTGATGATGACTTTCCACAACCTGCGCCAGCAGACGGAAAAGCCGGAAGGGCGATTCAATCGCTGCCTGGCGGACTTCGTCGCGCCGAAGGAATCAGGTGTGCGCGATTATCTCGGTGCGTTCGCGGTGACCGCGGGCCACGGCATCGACGAGCGCGTTGCGGAATACGAGGCGCGACACGACGATTACAGCGCGATCATGCTGAAAGCGCTGGCCGATCGCCTGGCCGAAGCGTTCGCCGAACACCTGCACTGGCGCGTG contains these protein-coding regions:
- the metH gene encoding methionine synthase; translated protein: MHNDTERRLHALLERRIAILDGGMGTMIQGYKLTEADYRGARFADFPHDVKGNNDLLVLTQPLVIREIHEAYLAAGADIIETNTFSSNAVSMADYHMEHLVRELNVAAARLACEAAAAWTAKNPDQPRFVAGALGPTTRTASLSPDVNDPGFRNTSFDGLVAAYGEAVAGLVGGGVDLLLVETIFDTLNAKAALFAIDQYFVEHGVRLPVMISGTITDASGRTLSGQTVEAFWNSVSHARPLSVGLNCALGGKLMRPHIEELSRIANVAISAYPNAGLPNPLAETGYDETPEQTAAFLGDFAQSGFVNIVGGCCGTTPAHIKAIAEAVAGLPPRQTPTIEKKLRLSGLEPLNIGDGSLFVNVGERTNVTGSKAFARLILAGNYSDALTVARQQVENGAQIIDVNMDEAMLDSQQAMTTFLNLVASEPDISRVPIMIDSSKWSVIEAGLKCVQGKAVVNSISMKEGEAEFLRQARLVRRYGAAAIVMAFDEQGQADTLARRIEVCTRAYHLLVKEVGFPPEDIIFDANIFAIATGLEEHNNYAIDYIEAVRAIKAGLPHAKTSGGVSNLSFSFRGNEPVREAMHTAFLYHAVQAGMTMGIVNAGQLGVYEEIPKDLLERVEDVLFNRRLDATERLVTFAESFKGEARERVEDLSWRDAPVEERLSHALVRGITQWIVEDTEEARQKFERPIQVIEGPLMDGMNIVGDLFGAGKMFLPQVVKSARVMKQAVAHLVPFIEAEKAASGDAQSKGKILLATVKGDVHDIGKNIVAVVLACNNFDVVNMGVMVPSEKILAQARAENVDIIGLSGLITPSLEEMSHVAKQMQREGFRVPLLIGGATTSRVHTAVKIEPHYAGPTIWVPDASRSVTVCSSLMSEEQRAPYVEKLKSEYVRVREQQKGKKGPAPTLSLAQARERGFRPDWGTYRPPVPAFLGVRGFSDYPLADLVPFIDWTPFFQTWELSGRYPAILEDKTVGEAARALWKDAQAMLPRLVDEKWLGASGVVGLFPANAVGDDIEIYSDEARRDVMMTFHNLRQQTEKPEGRFNRCLADFVAPKESGVRDYLGAFAVTAGHGIDERVAEYEARHDDYSAIMLKALADRLAEAFAEHLHWRVRREFWGYSPGEDTDNERMVREQYRGIRPAPGYPACPDHTEKGPLFALLDVPARAGMTLTDSFAMLPTAAVSGFYLAYPESQYFAVGKVGRDQVEDYARRKGWDIATAEKWLAPNLGYEP